A genomic segment from Gossypium hirsutum isolate 1008001.06 chromosome D04, Gossypium_hirsutum_v2.1, whole genome shotgun sequence encodes:
- the LOC107956824 gene encoding small acidic protein 1, with amino-acid sequence MRPMPMIFVTDPDDQGSAMEVDDVDTPEIFGEGVIASDNKLAYADFFNNFEDDFDDSDID; translated from the coding sequence ATGAGGCCGATGCCGATGATATTCGTGACGGACCCAGACGACCAAGGTTCAGCCATGGAAGTCGACGATGTTGACACACCGGAGATCTTCGGTGAAGGCGTCATTGCTTCCGACAACAAGCTCGCCTATGCCGATTTCTTCAACAACTTCGAAGACGATTTTGATGACTCCGATATTGactaa